One window of Bacillus sp. THAF10 genomic DNA carries:
- the hutH gene encoding histidine ammonia-lyase, whose amino-acid sequence MITLDGGSLTLEQLNKILFENAKVTPCKDAMVRVTASRGAVEKIVLDGKVVYGITTGFGKFSDVLIPVEETAALQRNLILSHACGVGEPFSERIARAMLVLRANALLKGFSGVRPILIERLLDYVNEGIHPVIPQQGSLGASGDLAPLSHLVLTLLGEGEVFYKGEKRDTASVLAEKNIIPLELKAKEGLALINGTQAMTAVGVVAYLEAEKLAYQAERIAAMTFEGLEGIVDALDEDVHIARGYKEQVEVAQRMRKLLEGSQLVTKQGEKRVQDAYSLRCIPQVHGASWQVLGYVKEKLEIEINAATDNPLIFDDGDKVISGGNFHGQPIAFAMDFLKMGMAELANISERRIERLVNPQLNDLPPFLSPKPGLQSGAMIMQYCAASLVSENKTLAHPASVDSIPSSANQEDHVSMGTIGARHAYQIIANVRRVLAIEWICSLQAVEYRGVFLSSKEMKAWYQKGRNIVETISEDRVFSKDIEALASWMKESN is encoded by the coding sequence ATGATAACCTTAGACGGAGGATCCTTGACATTAGAACAATTGAACAAAATTTTGTTTGAAAATGCAAAAGTAACACCATGCAAAGATGCCATGGTTCGAGTAACAGCTAGTCGCGGTGCTGTTGAAAAAATAGTCTTAGACGGAAAAGTGGTATACGGAATTACCACAGGCTTTGGGAAATTCAGTGATGTGCTAATACCAGTAGAGGAAACGGCTGCACTTCAACGTAACTTAATTCTCTCTCATGCTTGTGGAGTAGGTGAACCATTCTCAGAAAGGATTGCTCGTGCCATGCTTGTTCTGAGAGCAAATGCCTTATTAAAGGGATTTTCAGGAGTTAGGCCTATATTAATTGAAAGACTTTTAGATTATGTGAATGAAGGTATTCACCCTGTCATCCCTCAACAAGGCTCACTTGGAGCTAGTGGAGACTTGGCACCCCTTTCCCATCTAGTATTAACCCTCTTAGGAGAGGGAGAAGTTTTTTACAAGGGAGAAAAGCGGGATACAGCTAGTGTGTTAGCAGAAAAAAATATCATTCCCCTTGAGTTAAAAGCAAAGGAAGGACTCGCCTTAATTAATGGTACGCAAGCCATGACAGCAGTGGGGGTGGTTGCCTACCTTGAGGCTGAGAAACTGGCCTATCAAGCAGAACGAATTGCCGCTATGACCTTTGAAGGGCTAGAAGGAATTGTCGATGCGCTTGATGAAGATGTGCATATAGCTAGAGGTTATAAAGAGCAAGTTGAGGTAGCTCAAAGAATGAGAAAGCTTCTTGAAGGAAGTCAGCTTGTTACAAAGCAAGGGGAAAAACGTGTGCAGGATGCCTACTCGCTAAGGTGCATTCCCCAGGTTCATGGTGCTAGCTGGCAAGTGCTTGGTTATGTAAAGGAAAAGCTTGAGATTGAAATTAATGCTGCAACCGATAACCCATTAATATTTGATGATGGAGACAAGGTCATCTCCGGAGGGAATTTTCATGGCCAGCCGATTGCCTTTGCGATGGACTTTCTAAAAATGGGAATGGCAGAGCTTGCAAATATTTCGGAAAGACGAATAGAGCGACTGGTGAATCCGCAGTTGAATGATTTACCACCGTTTTTAAGTCCTAAGCCAGGGCTCCAATCTGGTGCGATGATCATGCAGTATTGTGCCGCCTCTCTAGTGTCGGAAAACAAAACACTTGCCCATCCAGCTAGTGTAGATTCCATTCCTTCTTCTGCTAACCAAGAGGATCATGTGAGCATGGGTACCATTGGAGCAAGGCATGCTTATCAGATAATCGCAAATGTCAGAAGAGTGCTGGCAATTGAATGGATTTGCTCCTTGCAGGCAGTGGAATACAGAGGTGTATTCCTATCCTCTAAAGAGATGAAAGCATGGTATCAAAAGGGCAGAAATATTGTGGAGACCATTTCAGAGGATCGTGTATTTTCTAAGGATATTGAAGCACTTGCCTCATGGATGAAAGAAAGTAACTAA
- the hutU gene encoding urocanate hydratase, with product MANEQVKVIKAPRGSKLNTKGWVQEAALRMLMNNLDPEVAEIPEELVVYGGIGKAARNWGSFDAIVESLKNLEEDETLLVQSGKPVAVFKSHADAPRVLLANSNLVPKWANWDHFHELDQKGLMMYGQMTAGSWIYIGTQGILQGTYETFAEAAKQYFHNSLKGTITLTAGLGGMGGAQPLAVTMNGGVCIAIEVDEHRIDRRLETRYCDVKVTSVKEALEKAEEAKKLGKPLSIGLLGNAAEILPQLVELGFTPDLLTDQTSAHDPLNGYIPVGFSLAEANNLRKNEQAQYVKLAKESMAEHVKAMLTLQKKGAITFDYGNNIRQVAFDEGVTNAFDFPGFVPAFIRPQFCEGKGPFRWVALSGDPEDIYKTDEVILREFADNTHLCNWIRMAREKVAFQGLPSRICWLGYGERAKFGKIINEMVANGELSAPIVIGRDHLDCGSVASPNRETEAMLDGSDAVADWPILNALINGVNGASWVSVHHGGGVGMGYSLHAGMVIVADGTEAAAKRLERVLTSDPGMGVVRHADAGYDLAKKVAKEKGVHIPLLKERD from the coding sequence ATGGCAAACGAACAAGTGAAAGTGATAAAAGCACCTAGAGGAAGCAAATTGAATACAAAAGGCTGGGTACAGGAAGCAGCACTTAGAATGTTGATGAATAACCTGGACCCTGAAGTTGCGGAGATTCCAGAAGAGCTTGTCGTTTATGGCGGAATTGGAAAAGCCGCCCGCAATTGGGGAAGCTTCGACGCCATTGTGGAATCACTAAAAAATCTTGAGGAAGATGAAACCTTACTTGTTCAATCAGGTAAGCCTGTCGCGGTATTCAAGAGTCATGCTGATGCACCACGAGTTCTTTTGGCCAATTCCAATCTTGTACCAAAATGGGCAAATTGGGATCACTTTCATGAACTAGATCAAAAAGGTCTTATGATGTATGGCCAAATGACAGCTGGTAGCTGGATTTATATTGGAACACAAGGCATTTTGCAAGGAACCTATGAAACATTTGCAGAGGCAGCCAAGCAATATTTTCATAACAGCCTGAAAGGGACGATTACACTTACTGCAGGTTTAGGTGGAATGGGAGGGGCTCAGCCGTTAGCTGTCACGATGAATGGTGGAGTGTGTATAGCCATTGAAGTAGATGAGCACCGGATTGACCGCCGTTTAGAGACGAGATATTGTGATGTGAAAGTCACCAGTGTCAAAGAGGCGCTAGAAAAAGCAGAAGAAGCTAAAAAACTTGGAAAGCCTCTATCTATTGGACTATTAGGAAATGCAGCGGAAATTCTTCCTCAGCTGGTGGAACTTGGTTTTACACCTGACTTATTAACAGACCAAACATCCGCGCATGACCCTTTAAATGGGTATATTCCAGTTGGGTTCTCGCTTGCAGAGGCAAATAATCTAAGAAAAAATGAGCAGGCACAATATGTAAAACTGGCAAAAGAGAGTATGGCAGAGCATGTGAAAGCGATGCTAACACTTCAAAAGAAAGGTGCTATCACCTTTGATTACGGTAACAATATCAGGCAAGTTGCCTTTGATGAAGGGGTAACGAATGCATTTGATTTCCCAGGATTTGTTCCAGCCTTTATTCGTCCGCAATTTTGTGAAGGTAAAGGCCCTTTCCGTTGGGTAGCATTATCAGGAGATCCAGAAGATATTTATAAAACAGATGAAGTAATTTTACGTGAGTTTGCCGACAATACACATTTATGCAATTGGATTCGCATGGCGAGAGAAAAAGTGGCCTTTCAAGGCTTGCCATCCCGCATCTGCTGGTTAGGGTATGGAGAACGTGCAAAATTCGGTAAGATTATTAACGAAATGGTAGCAAATGGGGAACTTTCCGCACCGATTGTCATTGGACGTGATCACCTCGATTGTGGATCGGTGGCATCTCCAAACAGAGAAACAGAAGCCATGCTTGACGGAAGCGATGCTGTAGCAGATTGGCCGATTCTAAACGCACTTATCAATGGTGTAAACGGGGCTAGCTGGGTTTCTGTTCATCATGGTGGAGGAGTTGGTATGGGCTATTCATTACACGCAGGAATGGTGATTGTCGCTGACGGGACCGAGGCTGCAGCTAAGAGACTAGAGCGTGTGCTAACATCAGACCCTGGAATGGGTGTAGTTCGCCATGCCGATGCAGGCTATGATCTTGCGAAAAAAGTAGCAAAGGAAAAAGGCGTGCACATTCCTCTTTTGAAGGAGCGTGACTAA
- the hutI gene encoding imidazolonepropionase gives MKLDTLLINCGQLLTMDHETDMVKGESMTILPHIENGAIGFKDGIIAFIGTTEEATVHQAENTVDCEDRLVTPGLVDPHTHLVFGGSREHEIALKQQGVPYLDILKQGGGIHSTVKSTREASFEELVHKAQFHLNRLISFGVTTLEAKSGYGLEKETELKQLRVVKELQKNNNVTIASTFLGAHAIPKEFQQNPDAFLEEMEAMFAEIKEEKLAEFVDIFCEEGVFTIEQSRNFLIKAKEAGFAVKIHADEIVSLGGTELAIDLQAASADHLIAASDEAIAKFGQSDTVAVLLPGTTFYLNKDGFAKAREIIAAGGAVSLATDFNPGSSPTENIQFIMNLAMLKLKMTCEEIWNAVTVNAAKAIHKEGEAGRLKVGRRADVVIWNAPNYQYVPYHYGVNHAHTVYVQGKEVAKGGASFA, from the coding sequence ATGAAATTAGATACTTTATTAATCAACTGCGGCCAATTATTAACAATGGACCACGAGACAGACATGGTAAAAGGGGAAAGTATGACTATCCTGCCACACATTGAAAACGGAGCAATTGGCTTTAAGGATGGGATCATTGCTTTTATTGGAACAACAGAAGAAGCAACCGTTCATCAAGCAGAGAACACCGTTGATTGTGAGGATCGTCTGGTCACCCCAGGCCTTGTCGACCCTCATACCCATCTGGTTTTCGGTGGGTCAAGAGAACACGAAATTGCCTTAAAACAACAGGGAGTACCATACCTTGATATCTTAAAACAAGGTGGCGGCATTCATTCTACTGTAAAAAGTACAAGGGAAGCATCCTTTGAGGAGCTTGTTCACAAAGCCCAATTTCACTTGAACCGCTTAATTAGCTTTGGGGTAACAACTCTCGAGGCGAAAAGTGGGTATGGTTTAGAGAAGGAAACAGAACTAAAACAGCTCAGAGTGGTAAAAGAATTGCAAAAAAATAACAATGTTACTATTGCCTCTACGTTTTTAGGAGCACATGCTATTCCTAAAGAATTTCAGCAGAACCCTGATGCTTTTTTAGAGGAAATGGAGGCTATGTTCGCAGAAATTAAAGAAGAAAAGTTAGCAGAGTTCGTCGATATCTTTTGTGAAGAGGGAGTTTTCACCATTGAACAATCCCGCAATTTTTTAATAAAAGCGAAAGAAGCAGGTTTTGCCGTAAAAATACATGCTGATGAAATCGTCTCGCTTGGTGGTACGGAGCTTGCCATTGATTTGCAAGCTGCATCGGCAGATCATCTCATCGCAGCATCAGATGAAGCAATCGCCAAGTTTGGGCAATCAGATACAGTTGCTGTATTGTTGCCAGGAACCACCTTTTATTTAAATAAGGATGGATTTGCAAAGGCGAGGGAAATCATTGCTGCAGGTGGAGCGGTTTCGCTTGCAACAGACTTTAACCCTGGGAGCTCTCCAACAGAAAATATTCAGTTTATCATGAACCTAGCAATGCTCAAGCTGAAAATGACGTGTGAGGAAATATGGAATGCGGTTACGGTAAATGCTGCAAAAGCGATTCATAAAGAAGGGGAAGCAGGTCGACTTAAAGTAGGCCGTAGAGCAGATGTAGTCATTTGGAACGCGCCAAATTATCAATATGTGCCTTATCATTATGGTGTCAATCATGCACATACAGTGTATGTACAAGGCAAAGAAGTGGCTAAAGGAGGCGCATCCTTTGCATAG
- the hutG gene encoding formimidoylglutamase — MHRPEFLVQAGSPGFIDHQYPKAAELLKNWDGTTEMSGPTLIGVPLSKPSISHSGASFTPTVVRKLLHSYSSYALEDELDLRECNVLHDAGDIYMHATKVEESYHRIENSVAQITGKHPDCLPLFIGGDHSITYSTIKGLTASKSGKIGIIQFDAHHDLRNTDDGGPTNGTPFRRLIEGGVIQGQHLVQIGIRNYSNSSYYHQYAKQHGVTVYSMADVRKQGINRILASAVQQLKEKVDHLYVSIDMDVLDQAFAPGCPAIGPGGMTSEQLLEAIFELGKEPLVCGLDIVEIDPTIDIRDMTSRVAVHCLLEFLRGKK; from the coding sequence TTGCATAGACCAGAATTTTTAGTCCAGGCTGGGAGCCCTGGATTCATTGATCATCAATACCCAAAGGCTGCTGAACTTCTAAAAAACTGGGATGGGACTACCGAAATGAGCGGTCCCACCCTTATTGGTGTACCGCTATCCAAGCCATCTATCAGTCATTCTGGTGCAAGCTTTACTCCAACTGTTGTGAGAAAACTTCTTCATTCATATTCTTCCTATGCACTTGAGGATGAGTTGGATTTACGAGAATGCAACGTTCTACATGATGCAGGAGATATTTATATGCATGCTACAAAAGTGGAGGAATCCTATCATCGCATTGAAAACTCTGTTGCACAAATAACAGGGAAGCACCCAGACTGCCTGCCACTTTTTATTGGTGGTGATCACTCCATAACGTATTCTACTATTAAAGGGTTAACCGCATCTAAATCTGGAAAAATAGGAATCATTCAATTTGATGCACATCATGATCTGAGAAATACAGATGATGGTGGTCCAACTAATGGGACACCATTCAGGCGCCTAATAGAGGGAGGCGTGATCCAGGGACAGCATCTTGTGCAGATTGGAATTAGAAATTACTCTAACAGCAGTTACTATCATCAATATGCTAAACAGCATGGTGTGACGGTTTATTCGATGGCTGATGTACGGAAGCAAGGGATAAACAGGATACTAGCTTCTGCTGTGCAACAACTGAAAGAAAAAGTGGACCATCTCTATGTTTCCATTGATATGGATGTGCTTGATCAGGCATTTGCTCCAGGATGTCCTGCAATTGGACCAGGTGGCATGACAAGCGAACAGCTTCTCGAAGCTATTTTTGAGCTTGGAAAAGAACCCCTAGTATGTGGTCTTGATATTGTAGAAATAGATCCGACGATTGACATCCGTGACATGACCAGCAGAGTAGCCGTTCATTGTTTATTAGAATTTTTAAGAGGAAAAAAATAA
- a CDS encoding NAD(P)-dependent oxidoreductase, with translation MKKIGFIGTGVMGNSMAHHLLAMGYEVRVYTRTKEKASSLIEKGASWVNTPGEATYGADAVITMVGYPKDVEGIYFHEDGILAHATTGTMLIDMTTSTPTLARKIYLSAKEKGIYSLDAPVSGGDIGAREAKLTIMVGGDKEAFEQCLPIFKALGSNIIHQGDAGAGQHTKMCNQIAIATNMIGVCEALAYAEAAGLDPENVLKSISSGAAGSWSLTNLAPRIIAGNYEPGFFVKHFIKDMEIALDEAERMGLEVPGLSLAREMYVKLSSTGEENSGTQALYKLFAEKK, from the coding sequence ATGAAAAAAATAGGTTTTATTGGAACAGGTGTGATGGGGAATAGTATGGCTCATCATCTACTAGCGATGGGATATGAAGTTCGTGTGTATACAAGAACTAAGGAAAAGGCTAGCTCTTTAATCGAAAAAGGAGCGAGCTGGGTAAATACACCAGGGGAAGCAACATATGGTGCAGATGCTGTTATTACGATGGTTGGATATCCAAAGGATGTGGAAGGAATATACTTCCATGAGGATGGTATTCTTGCTCATGCAACTACCGGGACCATGTTGATAGATATGACCACTTCCACACCAACTCTAGCCAGAAAAATCTATCTATCTGCAAAAGAGAAAGGGATCTATAGCTTAGATGCTCCTGTCTCAGGAGGGGATATTGGAGCAAGAGAGGCGAAACTAACTATTATGGTTGGAGGAGATAAGGAGGCCTTTGAACAATGTCTTCCTATTTTCAAAGCACTTGGTAGCAATATTATCCACCAAGGCGATGCTGGTGCTGGTCAGCATACAAAAATGTGCAACCAAATAGCAATTGCCACAAATATGATTGGTGTCTGTGAAGCGCTAGCCTATGCGGAAGCGGCTGGCCTTGATCCGGAGAATGTGTTAAAAAGTATCTCAAGTGGTGCAGCAGGAAGCTGGTCGCTGACAAATTTAGCTCCACGTATTATTGCTGGAAACTACGAGCCTGGTTTCTTCGTAAAGCATTTTATAAAGGATATGGAAATTGCCTTAGACGAGGCAGAACGAATGGGGCTGGAAGTACCTGGATTATCATTAGCAAGGGAAATGTATGTGAAGCTATCTTCTACTGGTGAAGAAAACAGCGGAACTCAAGCTCTGTATAAGCTCTTTGCAGAAAAAAAATAA
- a CDS encoding PAS domain S-box protein, with translation MNTQDSLAKKEKAPLNESASKIQLIMVVSDEGEIQYVSSACQSLLGFSKNELLETKLERWINSEDLYLIESLIYQPSQETHCYFRIQKKDHTFLWFEAFLSEVQSSGDRIKEIVLMLSPISDIGEFSHVEIKNASINSTLNRTKIVDAAKENYSAYDLIEHLPNGLLIVADGIIKFVNEAATNMLGACHKEQLLETSVYTYIEENYHEIVEKRIKSVQEGLRVGQMEQRWIRFDGRAIDLEVVSNQTSYKGHPASFVMLVDISHRKNFHKILQNSRERFRKLVQNSIDTIGVICDEKWTFINESGLEMLEVENYGDVFGKSVYTNIDRCEFVKIWSEVFSQKSGAKLPTFEQAWTTMKGKRIYTEIVAIPTTYLGNDALQVIIRDITEKKQAEAIMLQSEKLSVAGQLAAGIAHEIRNPLTAIKGFFKLLEREREDRKEYFEIIESELNRIELILSELLLLAKPHQTYVHPVSLHSLLNDVTTLLETQAIMNNVWFNMKFQAASPSIKCDQNQIKQVFINLLKNGIEAMPNGGTIFIHSKEEGEEVVIQVQDEGDGIPEEILSRLGDPFFTTKETGTGLGLMITFNIIKNHEGTVHVSSKVGEGTIIEVRFPKI, from the coding sequence ATGAACACCCAGGATTCTCTAGCTAAAAAGGAAAAAGCTCCATTGAACGAGTCTGCCTCAAAAATTCAGTTGATTATGGTGGTTTCTGATGAAGGAGAAATTCAATATGTCTCCTCTGCGTGTCAATCGTTGCTTGGCTTTTCTAAGAATGAGCTTTTAGAAACAAAATTAGAAAGGTGGATTAATTCTGAAGATCTATACTTAATTGAAAGTCTAATTTATCAACCTTCTCAAGAAACACATTGCTATTTTCGAATACAAAAAAAAGACCATACCTTTCTTTGGTTTGAGGCATTTCTTTCAGAGGTGCAATCATCAGGAGATCGGATAAAGGAAATAGTCCTCATGCTCTCACCAATCTCAGATATTGGAGAATTCTCTCATGTAGAGATTAAAAATGCTTCTATTAACTCTACATTAAACCGCACAAAGATTGTTGATGCTGCCAAGGAGAATTATTCCGCTTATGATTTAATTGAACACTTACCAAATGGGTTGTTAATTGTTGCAGACGGAATCATTAAGTTTGTGAACGAAGCAGCAACAAACATGCTCGGAGCTTGTCATAAGGAGCAATTACTAGAAACCTCTGTGTATACATACATAGAAGAAAACTATCATGAAATTGTAGAAAAGCGCATTAAATCAGTACAAGAGGGATTAAGAGTCGGGCAGATGGAGCAACGGTGGATTCGTTTTGATGGAAGGGCAATCGATTTGGAAGTAGTATCCAATCAAACTTCCTATAAAGGCCATCCCGCTTCCTTTGTGATGCTGGTGGATATTTCTCATCGGAAGAATTTTCATAAAATACTACAAAACAGCCGGGAGCGGTTTCGAAAGCTTGTGCAAAATTCTATCGATACAATCGGTGTAATTTGTGATGAAAAATGGACCTTCATCAATGAATCTGGGCTTGAAATGCTCGAAGTAGAAAATTATGGTGATGTTTTTGGTAAAAGTGTTTACACCAATATAGATAGATGTGAGTTTGTAAAAATTTGGAGTGAGGTATTTAGTCAAAAGAGTGGAGCGAAACTTCCCACTTTTGAACAAGCATGGACCACAATGAAAGGAAAACGGATTTATACGGAAATTGTGGCAATCCCAACAACCTATCTTGGCAACGACGCATTGCAAGTAATTATCAGGGATATTACAGAAAAAAAACAAGCAGAAGCCATCATGCTGCAGTCAGAAAAGCTTTCGGTTGCAGGGCAATTAGCTGCTGGAATAGCCCATGAAATACGAAATCCTTTAACCGCAATAAAAGGTTTTTTTAAGCTTTTGGAACGGGAGAGAGAAGACAGAAAAGAGTACTTTGAAATTATTGAATCCGAGCTTAATCGAATCGAGTTGATTCTTAGTGAATTATTACTACTTGCAAAACCACATCAAACTTACGTACATCCAGTAAGCCTTCATTCCCTCCTTAATGATGTTACAACCCTATTAGAGACACAGGCAATCATGAACAATGTCTGGTTTAATATGAAATTTCAAGCTGCAAGCCCATCCATCAAATGCGACCAAAATCAGATTAAGCAGGTATTTATTAACTTATTAAAAAACGGAATCGAAGCGATGCCCAATGGAGGAACAATCTTTATCCATTCAAAAGAAGAGGGCGAGGAAGTGGTAATTCAAGTACAAGACGAAGGGGATGGGATTCCAGAAGAAATTCTATCTAGATTAGGTGACCCATTTTTTACAACGAAAGAAACAGGCACGGGTCTTGGATTGATGATTACCTTTAACATTATTAAAAACCATGAAGGAACTGTACATGTTTCAAGTAAGGTTGGAGAGGGAACTATCATCGAAGTTCGCTTTCCGAAAATATAA
- a CDS encoding sodium-dependent transporter, protein MKQHEQWTSKLGFILAAAGSAIGIGAIWKFPYMAGTNGGGIFFLLFILFTLIIGAPMLLAEFIIGRSTQKDAVTAYKKLAKNSKWYYIGVLGVIASFILLSFYSVVGGWILTYLWKSVSGGLSQFSLEEYTGLFEQTIANPSQALIAQIIFLGITIWVVQAGVQSGIEKASKILMPLLFVIFIVLLARSLTLEGASEGILYFLKPDPSLITPNTFLMALGQALFSLSVGISIMVTYSSYLEKGEDLVKSAGSVVSLNIIISLLSGLVIFPAVFALGLQPDEGPGLVFVVLPAVFDQLPFGAMFLTMFLILLLFATLTSAFSILEIIVAVIVKDNQEKRRKIAFITGLIIFVLGIPSALSFGVLSHITVRDLLLFDAADFLVSNIGLPLGALLISIFVGYRVPKSILEDEFFQGSPVKKGLFQTWYFLMRYVIPGGILLVFLQSLGVFDK, encoded by the coding sequence ATGAAACAGCATGAGCAATGGACGTCAAAACTAGGATTTATTTTAGCAGCAGCTGGGTCTGCTATAGGCATTGGAGCAATATGGAAATTTCCGTATATGGCTGGAACAAATGGTGGAGGGATTTTCTTTCTCTTATTTATTCTTTTCACCCTAATTATAGGGGCACCGATGCTTTTAGCAGAGTTTATTATCGGAAGATCCACACAAAAAGATGCAGTTACCGCCTATAAAAAACTCGCCAAAAATTCTAAATGGTATTACATAGGTGTTTTAGGGGTTATTGCTTCCTTTATTCTTTTATCCTTTTACAGCGTAGTAGGAGGTTGGATTTTAACCTATCTGTGGAAAAGTGTTTCAGGTGGCTTGTCGCAATTTTCTTTGGAGGAATATACAGGTCTATTTGAACAGACCATTGCCAATCCATCACAAGCTTTGATTGCCCAAATAATTTTCCTTGGTATTACCATTTGGGTCGTACAGGCTGGGGTCCAAAGTGGGATAGAAAAAGCCAGCAAAATTTTAATGCCATTATTATTTGTTATCTTTATTGTATTACTGGCTCGATCGTTAACGTTAGAAGGTGCGTCAGAAGGAATATTATATTTTCTAAAACCAGATCCTTCTCTTATTACACCGAACACCTTTTTGATGGCACTTGGACAGGCCCTGTTTTCACTTAGTGTCGGAATATCGATTATGGTTACATACAGCTCGTACCTAGAAAAAGGGGAAGACCTCGTAAAATCTGCAGGGTCTGTTGTTAGTTTGAATATCATCATATCGCTGTTGTCCGGGCTTGTTATCTTCCCAGCAGTATTTGCCTTAGGTTTACAACCAGATGAGGGGCCAGGATTAGTGTTTGTCGTTTTACCAGCGGTATTTGATCAACTTCCTTTTGGGGCAATGTTTTTGACCATGTTTTTAATTCTTCTATTGTTTGCAACATTAACATCTGCTTTTTCAATATTAGAGATTATTGTTGCGGTTATTGTTAAGGATAACCAGGAAAAAAGAAGAAAAATTGCATTTATTACAGGATTAATTATCTTTGTCCTTGGTATTCCGTCTGCCTTATCATTTGGAGTCCTTTCCCATATTACAGTTAGAGATCTTTTGCTGTTTGACGCTGCAGACTTCTTGGTAAGTAATATTGGGCTTCCACTAGGGGCATTATTGATTTCCATATTTGTCGGCTATAGAGTACCGAAAAGCATCTTAGAAGATGAATTTTTCCAAGGATCCCCCGTGAAAAAAGGACTTTTCCAGACGTGGTATTTTCTCATGAGATATGTGATACCAGGAGGAATTCTCCTTGTGTTTTTACAGTCTCTCGGGGTTTTTGACAAGTAA